From the genome of Uranotaenia lowii strain MFRU-FL chromosome 1, ASM2978415v1, whole genome shotgun sequence, one region includes:
- the LOC129737682 gene encoding uncharacterized protein K02A2.6-like has product MAIRITRGMPYNKSKDMMELLLLIGHKDGYCACFKPKSRRRRNNKPKRSKAQAQGIYSVNQVNIAAKRKFVHADINGTAVKLQLDSAADISIISEEVYKQLGSPPGKEPSINVVNASGDSMGLIKEFPCTITLHDVAKEGRCFVSNASGLNLFGAEWIELFGPWDVPFNAVCRQISTKCYPQAAQLVDGLQKKFVNVFSDQLGLCSKKKVSLTVKPGAKPVFRQKRPVPYASTAKIEEELERLQNLGIITPVSYAVWAAPIEAVRKPNGKVRICADYSTGLNEALIPNQHPFPLPQDIFPKLAGKKFFSQIDLSDAYLQVEVYEFSKKLLTINTNKGLFQFNRLSPGVKTAPGEFQHIVDNMIADLEDTSGYLDDIIVTSDTLEGHIFEVERLLRRIEEYGFHLKIEKSTFFMQQIKYLGFIIDAAGIRPDPSKVEAIIDMPAPKDVSTLRSFLGAINYNGKFVRSMHDLRHPLDALLKKEFKWNWSMHDLRHPLDALLKKEFKWNWSEDCQKSFDKFKKLLQSDLLLTHYNPKLEMIVAADASQYGIGAVLLHRFPMV; this is encoded by the exons ATGGCTATCCGCATAACGCGCGGCATGCCGTACAACAAGAGCAAGGACATgatggagttgttgttgttg ATTGGGCATAAAGATGGATATTGTGCCTGTTTCAAACCGAAGTCTCGCCGGAGGAGAAACAATAAACCAAAGCGATCCAAAGCCCAAGCCCAAGGAATATACTCCGTCAACCAGGTGAACATCGCAGCCAAACGGAAATTTGTTCATGCGGACATCAACGGTACAGCTGTTAAGCTTCAATTGGACAGTGCAGCAGATATCAGCATAATTTCTGAAGAGGTCTACAAGCAACTAGGCAGTCCGCCTGGTAAAGAACCATCAATCAACGTTGTCAACGCTTCAGGTGACAGTATGGGTCTTATTAAGGAGTTCCCCTGTACAATCACCCTACACGACGTGGCCAAAGAAGGAAGATGTTTTGTCTCCAACGCAAGCGGTCTCAATTTGTTCGGTGCTGAATGGATTGAACTATTTGGTCCCTGGGACGTACCGTTCAACGCGGTGTGTCGTCAGATTTCTACAAAATGCTACCCTCAAGCTGCTCAGCTAGTCGATGGTCTTCAAAAGAAATTCGTCAACGTTTTCAGCGACCAACTGGGACTTTGTTCAAAGAAGAAGGTTTCCTTAACAGTCAAGCCCGGTGCCAAGCCAGTATTCCGACAGAAACGTCCGGTTCCATACGCATCAACCGCCAAGATTGAAGAAGAACTCGAGCGACTTCAAAACCTGGGCATCATCACACCGGTTTCGTATGCAGTATGGGCCGCTCCAATTGAAGCTGTGCGCAAACCCAACGGCAAAGTGAGGATTTGTGCCGACTATTCTACAGGCTTGAATGAAGCACTCATCCCGAATCAACATCCATTTCCGCTTCCACAAGACATTTTCCCAAAGTTGGCCGGCAAAAAGTTTTTCTCGCAAATCGATTTGTCGGACGCCTATCTTCAAGTCGAGGTCTACGAATTTTCCAAAAAGCTGTTGACAATAAACACTAACAAGGGTCTGTTCCAGTTCAACCGACTTTCTCCGGGGGTAAAAACTGCACCTGgagaatttcaacatattgtCGACAACATGATCGCTGATTTGGAGGACACAAGCGGATATCTCGACGACATCATCGTGACAAGTGACACTTTGGAGGGCCACATTTTTGAAGTCGAGCGGTTGCTACGTCGCATCGAAGAGTATGGTTTCCATCTGAAAATCGAGAAAAGTACTTTCTTTATGCAACAAATAAAGTACCTTGGTTTCATAATTGACGCTGCAGGAATCCGTCCTGATCCATCGAAGGTCGAAGCTATCATCGACATGCCAGCCCCCAAAGATGTTTCAACTTTACGTTCGTTTCTTGGAGCAATCAACTATAACGGGAAATTCGTCAGGTCCATGCACGATTTACGTCACCCGTTGGATGCGCTACTCAAGAAAGAATTCAAGTGGAACTG GTCCATGCACGATTTACGTCACCCGTTGGATGCGCTACTCAAGAAAGAATTCAAGTGGAACTGGTCAGAAGATTGTCAAAAGTCGTTTGACAAATTCAAGAAACTGTTGCAATCCGACTTACTTCTGACCCACTACAATCCCAAACTGGAGATGATTGTAGCAGCTGACGCGTCGCAGTATGGAATTGGTGCTGTTCTACTGCACCGTTTCCCGATGGTTTAA
- the LOC129737683 gene encoding uncharacterized protein K02A2.6-like, translated as MQLEADIRSVQAESVAVLPVDHQMILHETKQDRTLQNVLQFLRSNWPSSTSNADLLQFFKRKDSFFEIEECVMFLDRIVIPATLREAVLRQLHVGHPGMQRMKSIARSYVYWSNIDCDIEDFVRKCSSCAIAAKAPVKSTLPSWPIPTESWTRLHLDYAGPVRSKFYLVIIDACSKWPEIFATNKTTASTTVAKVRECISRFGCPHSIVTDNGTQFTSELFAKMCQEYGIEHVRTPAFHPQSNGQAERFVNTLKRALLKMGEKNPDEVLLTFLETYRYTPNASLPQNKSPAEALLGRKICTKLDLIKRSRPQPTLVNENQNKQYNQKHGCSSRTIKCLL; from the coding sequence ATGCAACTTGAAGCCGACATACGCAGTGTACAAGCCGAATCTGTAGCAGTATTACCAGTCGATCACCAGATGATTTTGCACGAGACCAAACAGGACAGAACCCTCCAAAACGTGCTCCAGTTTCTACGTAGCAATTGGCCATCATCCACATCCAACGCTGATTTGctgcaatttttcaaaaggaaGGACTCATTTTTCGAAATCGAGGAATGTGTCATGTTTCTGGACCGAATCGTGATTCCAGCAACATTACGTGAAGCAGTTCTAAGGCAACTTCACGTGGGTCACCCAGGAATGCAGCGGATGAAATCGATTGCGAGAAGCTACGTCTATTGGTCTAACATCGATTGCGACATAGAAgattttgttcggaaatgttccAGTTGTGCCATAGCAGCAAAAGCTCCGGTGAAATCAACGCTCCCTTCCTGGCCAATTCCGACGGAATCATGGACTCGGCTACATTTGGATTACGCTGGTCCTGTTCGAAGTAAATTCTATCTGGTTATTATAGACGCTTGTTCCAAATGGCCAGAAATTTTTGCAACCAACAAGACAACCGCCTCAACAACGGTAGCGAAAGTTCGTGAATGCATTTCTCGTTTCGGTTGTCCACATTCTATCGTCACTGACAACGGTACCCAGTTCACATCCGAACTTTTCGCCAAGATGTGTCAAGAATATGGAATCGAGCACGTGAGAACTCCAGCTTTTCATCCTCAGTCCAATGGTCAAGCAGAACGTTTCGTCAACACACTCAAACGAGCTCTCCTCAAGATGGGGGAGAAAAATCCAGATGAAGTGTTGCTGACTTTCCTCGAAACCTACAGGTACACTCCGAACGCATCACTTCCACAGAACAAATCTCCTGCTGAAGCTCTCCTGGGTCGGAAAATTTGCACCAAATTAGATTTGATAAAGCGTTCCAGACCTCAACCAACTTTGGTGAACGAGAATCAAAACAAGCAGTACAACCAGAAGCACGGTTGTTCCAGCCGAACGATAAAGTGTTTGCTTTGA